The following are encoded together in the Methylorubrum sp. B1-46 genome:
- a CDS encoding anti-sigma factor: MRWETLNAYVDGELDAKDRRAVAETLARDPVLAARVATLTRLKQGVKREVKAAVVPPPRAPMARASLGWACAAALVVLVGTGWLAPSSRPPADAARAAFMAWSAAGAPANAMQPAGGLNGFPLDLGAAGFRLVYLSEGDGSAGRLAGYEGRHGCRLAVWSRPSRGQAGLEIAQGDRDLRVARWDSKGRRYVLLSETVPAERFALLAEAAVLLTEPTKTDRLRLALDRATGLSERPCTG, translated from the coding sequence ATGCGCTGGGAGACCCTCAATGCCTACGTCGATGGGGAACTTGATGCGAAGGACCGGCGCGCGGTCGCGGAGACGCTGGCCCGCGATCCGGTCCTGGCCGCGCGGGTCGCGACCCTGACCCGGCTGAAGCAGGGGGTGAAACGGGAGGTGAAGGCTGCGGTCGTGCCGCCCCCGCGCGCGCCGATGGCCCGCGCCTCCCTCGGATGGGCGTGCGCCGCGGCCCTGGTCGTCCTCGTCGGCACCGGCTGGCTGGCCCCGTCGTCTCGCCCGCCGGCCGACGCCGCGCGCGCGGCCTTCATGGCCTGGAGTGCGGCGGGCGCACCCGCGAACGCCATGCAGCCCGCGGGCGGCCTGAACGGCTTCCCCCTCGATCTCGGGGCGGCGGGCTTCCGCTTGGTCTACCTGTCCGAGGGTGACGGTTCGGCTGGCCGGCTTGCCGGTTACGAGGGGCGTCACGGCTGCCGGCTCGCCGTCTGGAGCAGGCCGTCGCGCGGGCAGGCCGGACTCGAGATCGCGCAAGGGGACCGCGACCTGCGTGTGGCGCGCTGGGACAGCAAGGGGCGCCGCTACGTCCTCCTGTCCGAGACGGTGCCGGCCGAGCGCTTCGCCCTGCTGGCCGAGGCGGCCGTGCTCCTCACCGAACCGACCAAGACGGACCGCCTGCGGCTCGCCCTGGACCGGGCCACCGGCCTCTCTGAACGCCCCTGCACCGGCTGA
- a CDS encoding RNA polymerase sigma factor, with translation MRSIGEHLVEAWPRLFRYALTLTREPDAARDLMQQSALKALSTGTTPSEPRAARAYLFRIVRHAWIDRLRRNRTRREDDLVDWPDEGFDDRLIEAIAVRQAFATLDAPCRKVVTCVDVEGLSYRETAKRLGIPVGTVMSRLHRARRIMLHRIAEPSDGSEGP, from the coding sequence ATGCGGTCCATCGGTGAGCACCTCGTCGAAGCGTGGCCGCGCCTGTTCCGCTACGCGCTGACGCTGACGCGGGAGCCCGACGCCGCGCGCGACCTGATGCAGCAGAGCGCCCTCAAGGCGCTCTCGACGGGGACGACGCCGAGCGAACCGCGGGCGGCCCGCGCCTACCTGTTCCGGATCGTGCGCCACGCCTGGATCGATCGGCTCCGCCGGAACCGGACCCGCCGCGAGGACGATCTCGTGGATTGGCCCGACGAAGGGTTCGACGACCGCCTGATTGAGGCCATCGCCGTGCGCCAGGCTTTCGCCACCCTCGATGCACCCTGCCGAAAGGTCGTGACCTGCGTGGACGTCGAAGGCCTGAGCTACCGGGAGACCGCCAAACGGCTCGGCATTCCCGTCGGCACGGTCATGAGCCGTCTGCACAGGGCGAGGCGGATCATGCTGCACCGGATCGCCGAGCCGTCCGATGGGAGCGAGGGGCCGTGA